Sequence from the Rhodanobacter sp. genome:
CCCTGCGGCCACGGATGCGCGCAAGGCTCAGAAGTGCATCCACAGCACCAAGGCGATGCCCAGCGCCAGCACCGCCGCGGTGACGATCAGCCACCACACTTCGCCGCGCGGACCGGCCACGTCTTCGGGCAGGGCCGGCGCCGGCGGCGCGGGCGGCGCGGACACCGGTTCCGCCTTCATCCCCGGCGCATCGAGCACGAAGCGGTGCGGCCCGAGGCTGATCTGGTCGCCGGGCTGCATGGCCACGCGCTGCACCGCGACGCCGTTGACCCGCAAGGGATAGGTCGCCGACGCCTGCGTCGCCTCGAGCATCAGGCGATCGTCCTGCCAGCCGAACGCGAGGCCGGCCGTTTCGCCCTGCGGCAAGTCGAGCGGGAGTCGCCCGTAAGGGCCGAGCTCCAGGCCGTCGACGAGCGGCAGCACGCGCCCGGACAGGGTGCCGGCCAAGGCGCGCAACGCCGCGGTGCAGCGCGCCTGCGCCGGAGCGGCCATGATCTCGCGCTGTTCGGGCGACACATCGTCGCGCAACAGCATGCGGCAATCGCCGACGCTCAACATGTCGCCGGGACGCAGCAGCGCGCGTTCGCGCACCGGCCGCGCGTTCACGTACACGCGCGTGGCCGAGGGCAGCACGGACAGCACCCAGCCGCGCCGGTCCTGCTCGATGCGCAGATGCCTAGGCGCAGCCTGCCCGGCGGACAACACCAGGTCGTTGTCCGCCGCGCTGCCTATCCGCAATTGGGGTGCCGTCCACGGGAAATCCTCGCGGGCGGAGTGGAGAAACTCGATGCGCATCGTCGTACCAATCCATCGACTGCGGCACTCTAGCATGCGGCCGACAGGCTTCAGCCGGGGTTTTCCCGCTTCTTGCATGCTGGCTTATCATGCCGGCCCGCCCAAGGAACCCACGCATGCCCAGCATCGACATCCAACGCGCCCACGCACTGCCGCTGCCGGAAGCCCGCGCCGTGGTCGAGAAAGTGGCGGCGCGCATGCGCGAGAAGTTCGACATGGCCGGACGCTGGGAAGGCGACACCCTGCACTTCTCCCGTCCCGGCGTGAACGGCCGGATCGCCGTCGCCGGCGATGCGGTCCACGTGCATGCCGAGCTGGGCATGCTGCTGTCGCCGCTCAAGGGCATGATCGAGCAGGAAATCCGCCGCAAGCTGGACGAGCATTTCGGTTGAACGGGACGGCGCCTTCCGGCCGCCGCGCTTCGGGCCATCGCCGCGCGATACCGCATTGCTTCGGATGAAATTTTGACCGCACGCCGCGCCGTGGCATAATCGCCGGCTTATGCGGCCATCTCGGCCGCTCTCCGACCCGGAACACATGGCCAAAGACGACGTCATCGAAATGGAAGGCACGGTCCTGGAGACCTTGCCCAACACCATGTTCCGCGTGCAGCTGGAGAACGGGCACGTGGTCATCGCCCATATCTCCGGGCGCATGCGCAAGCACTACATCCGCATCCTCACGGGCGACAAGGTCAAGATCGAAATGACCCCGTACGACCTGAGCAAGGGGCGGATCACCTATCGCATGAAATAAGGCGGCCGCCGCAACGGCACGAAAAAGGCCGCGCAGTGCGCGGCCTTTTGTGTTGCCTGAAGCGGGCGGTCACTCGACGACGGCCGGCAGCTTTTCCGCCTCCTCGCAATCGACCGACAGCTCGCCGTCCTTCACGCCCAGCACGACCTTGCCGCCTTCGGCCAGCTTGCCGAACAGCAGTTCGTCGGCCAGCGCGCGCTTCACCTTTTCCTGGATCACCCGCGCCATCGGGCGGGCACCCATCTGCGCGTCGAAACCGTGCTCGGCCAGCCAGCGGCGGGCATCGGCGTCCACGTCCAGGCTGACGCGCTTGTCGGCCAGCTGGGCCTCCAGCTCGATCAGGAACTTGTCCACCACGCGCAGGATGTGCTCGAAGTCCAGCGCGTTGAACTGGATGATGGCGTCGAGACGGTTGCGGAACTCCGGCGTGAAGGCCCGGCGGATCGTCTCCATTGCGTCGGTGCGGTGGCTCTGCTCCACGAAACCGATGCTGCGCCGCGCCGCCTGCGCCGCACCGGCATTGGTGGTCATCACCAGGATCACGTTCTTGAAGTTGGCCTCGCGCCCGTTGGTGTCGGTGAGCACACCGCGGTCCATCACCTGCAGCAGGATGTTGTAGACATCCGGGTGCGCCTTCTCGATCTCGTCCAGCAGCAGCACCGCGTGCGGATGCTTGGTCACCGCCTCGGTGAGCAGGCCGCCCTGGTCGAAACCCACGTAGCCCGGAGGCGCGCCGACCAGGCGCGACACCGAATGCGCCTCCATGTACTCGGACATGTCGAAGCGGATCATCTCGATGCCGAGCTGCATGGCGAGCTGGCGGGTGACTTCGGTCTTGCCCACGCCGGTGGGACCGGCCAACAGGAAGCAGCCGATCGGCTTGGCGGGATCGGCCAAGCCGGAGCGCGCCATCTTGATCGAGGCGGCCAGCGCCTCGATGGCCGCGTCCTGGCCGAACACCACCATCTTGAGGTTGCGCTCCAGGTTCTTCAGCACGTCGCGGTCGGAGGCCGACACCTGCTTGGCCGGAATGCGCGCCATCTTGGCCACGATGTATTCCACTTCGGGCACGTCGATCTTGCCGGTGCGCTGATCCGCCGGCAGCAGCCTTTGGCGGGCACCCGCTTCGTCGATCACGTCGATGGCCTTGTCCGGCAACAGGCGGTCGGGGATGTGCTTCACCGACAGGTCCACCGCCGCCTTCAACGACTCGTTGGTGTAGACGACGTTGTGGTGCTCCTCGAAGCGCGAACGCAGGCCCTTGAGGATCTCGATGCTGTCGGCCGCCGAGGGCTCGACCACGTCGATCTTCTGGAAGCGGCGCGCCAGCGCGCGGTCCTTCTCGAACACGCCGCGGTATTCCTGGAACGTGGTCGAGCCGATGCAGCGCAGCTCGCCGGAAGCCAGCAGCGGTTTGATCAGGTTGCTGGCGTCCATGGTGCCGCCCGAGGCGGAGCCGGCGCCGATGATGGTGTGGATCTCGTCGATGAACAGGATCGCGCCGGGCTGCTTCTTGAGCTGGGCGATCACGCCCTTCAGGCGCTTCTCGAAGTCGCCGCGGTACTTGGTGCCGGCCACCAGCGCACCGAGATCCAGCGACCAGATGGTGGCGCTTTCCAGCACCTCCGGCACGTCGCCGTCGACGATGCGCTTGGCCAGGCCCTCGGCCAGCGCGGTCTTGCCCACGCCGGCGTCGCCCACGTACAGCGGGTTGTTCTTGCGGCGGCGGCACAGCACCTGGATGGTGCGCTCGATCTCGTCGGCGCGACCGATCAGCGGATCGATCTTGCCCTCCAGCGCGCGCTCGTTGAGGTTGCTGGCGAACTCGGCCAGCGGGTTGCCCTTGGCCTCGCCGCCCTCCTCGCTCTCGCGCTCGCTGCCGCCCGGCGTGCCGACCGACGGCTCCTCGCCTACCTTGGCGATGCCGTGCGAGATGTAGTTGACCACGTCGAGCCGGGTGATCTCCTGGTGATGCAGGAAATACACGGCATGGGAATCCTTCTCGCCGAAGATCGCCACCAGCACGTTGGCGCCGGTGACTTCCTTCCGCCCGGAGGACTGCACGTGATAG
This genomic interval carries:
- a CDS encoding polyhydroxyalkanoic acid system family protein; the encoded protein is MPSIDIQRAHALPLPEARAVVEKVAARMREKFDMAGRWEGDTLHFSRPGVNGRIAVAGDAVHVHAELGMLLSPLKGMIEQEIRRKLDEHFG
- the infA gene encoding translation initiation factor IF-1 — protein: MAKDDVIEMEGTVLETLPNTMFRVQLENGHVVIAHISGRMRKHYIRILTGDKVKIEMTPYDLSKGRITYRMK
- the clpA gene encoding ATP-dependent Clp protease ATP-binding subunit ClpA, with protein sequence MFSKDLEVTIGQCYKQAREQRHEYMTVEHLLLALTANQSALGALRACGVDLPRLTHELEKIIAETVPVLPHGDERDTQPTLGFQRVLQRAVYHVQSSGRKEVTGANVLVAIFGEKDSHAVYFLHHQEITRLDVVNYISHGIAKVGEEPSVGTPGGSERESEEGGEAKGNPLAEFASNLNERALEGKIDPLIGRADEIERTIQVLCRRRKNNPLYVGDAGVGKTALAEGLAKRIVDGDVPEVLESATIWSLDLGALVAGTKYRGDFEKRLKGVIAQLKKQPGAILFIDEIHTIIGAGSASGGTMDASNLIKPLLASGELRCIGSTTFQEYRGVFEKDRALARRFQKIDVVEPSAADSIEILKGLRSRFEEHHNVVYTNESLKAAVDLSVKHIPDRLLPDKAIDVIDEAGARQRLLPADQRTGKIDVPEVEYIVAKMARIPAKQVSASDRDVLKNLERNLKMVVFGQDAAIEALAASIKMARSGLADPAKPIGCFLLAGPTGVGKTEVTRQLAMQLGIEMIRFDMSEYMEAHSVSRLVGAPPGYVGFDQGGLLTEAVTKHPHAVLLLDEIEKAHPDVYNILLQVMDRGVLTDTNGREANFKNVILVMTTNAGAAQAARRSIGFVEQSHRTDAMETIRRAFTPEFRNRLDAIIQFNALDFEHILRVVDKFLIELEAQLADKRVSLDVDADARRWLAEHGFDAQMGARPMARVIQEKVKRALADELLFGKLAEGGKVVLGVKDGELSVDCEEAEKLPAVVE